The Lasioglossum baleicum unplaced genomic scaffold, iyLasBale1 scaffold0137, whole genome shotgun sequence DNA segment GATAACCGCGTTTACGGTGCCGGGTAAAGGTCTTTTTCATTTCCGTAGAATGCCGTATGGGCTGACAGGAGCCCCGGCTACATTTCAACGATTACTAGACCGTCTAATTGGGCCTGAGATGGAACCCCACGCGTTTTCTTATTTAGATGACGTAATCATCGTCACAAAAACGTTCGAGGAACACCTAGTCTGGTTGAAACGCGTGTTAGACCGAATAAAAGCTGCCGGTTTGATAATTAACCCAGAAAAATGCGAGTTTTGCCGCGCTGAGGTACGTTATCTGGGTTTTGTTGTCAGCAGAGAAGGCTTAACGGTCGATCCGGATAAAATCCAACCGATTGTGTCATACCCAGCCCCGAAGAACGTGAAGCAAGTGCGGCGTTTCTTAGGGATGGCTTCCTGGTATAGGAGGTTCATCCCGGGATTCGCTACACTTGCGGAGCCGTTAAACCAACTGCTTCGGAAGGATTGCGAGTGGGTTTGGGAGGACGGACAGCAATCCGCCTTCGAAACCCTCCGCGAAATGATAGCTACCGCACCGACACTATCCTGTCCGGACTTCGAAGTACCATTTACGGTACAAACCGACGCGAGTACTGTCGGGTTAGGCGCTGTGCTGACACAGGAGATCGACGGTACTGAGAAAGTAATTGCATTCGCGAGTCGCGCTCTTACGCTGCCGGAAAGAAAGTATTCGGCCACGGAGTTGGAATGCTTAGCGATAGTCTGGGCGGTACAGAAATTTAGGCCGTATCTGGAGGGGTATAAATTCACGGTGATCACGGATCACAATAGCTTACGGTGGCTGCGCAAATTACAAAACCCCTCGGGGAGGTTGGCGCGATGGGCTTTACAACTCCTCGAATACGACTTCGAAGTCGTATATCGGCAGGGGGCCCTCAACCGAGTGCCGGATGCACTCTCGCGAGCGTATGAGGGTAGGGAGGTCATCGAGGGAGAAGTAGAGATTGCCGCTGCCGTGCGTGCGAGGTGGTACGAGAGCAAGTTCGCGGAGGTAGAGGGGAACCCTCAGAAATTTAAGGACTGGTCGATTCGGAATGGGGAATTATTTTGCCGGAGAACCGACCCCCTGATCGCGGAGACCTTAGGCCGAGATGGGGACGAGTGGAAATTGGTGGTCCCCGAGGAGCGCAGGACCGAGATCTTGCAGGAGGCACATGATGGTCCCCAAGCCGGACACTTAGGTATCGAGAAGACATACCACCGCGTCGCGACCAGATACTACTGGCCGGGCATGTACCGAACAACGGTGGAATACGTGAGACGCTGTACCACTTGCCAGCTGACGAAGGTGGAGCAGTCGCTCCCTTCAgggctgatgggtcggcgccgtATCGACATGCCCTGGTCAGTAGTCGCTGCCGATATCATGGGACCATTCCCTCCTAGCAAGTCCGGTCATGCATACCTCCTCGTGATGCAGGACCTATTTACCAAGTGGATTGAGTGCGCCCCACTCCGAAGAGCGACCGGTCCTAAAATTGCGGAGGCCCTCGAAAGCCTCATTTTTTCGCGGTGGGGGACACCGGATGTGCTCCTCACCGATAACGGGACGGAATTTGCAAACAAATGTTTGCAAGAGTTAGCGAGAGAATATGGTATTCGGATTACTACGACCCCTCCGTACCACCCGCAGGCAAACCCCGTAGAAAGAGTCAATCGAATCTTAAAAACCATGATGGTGGCGTACATCGGGAGGGATCACCGAGCGTGGGATGTCCACATAGACAAATTCAGATTCGCGTACAACACGGCGCATCATTCAGTTCTAAAGACTTctccagcatttttaaatttcgggcgagagccgaGGCCAGCGAAATGCTTGCGGGCGAGCAGCGAGCCGCCGCTAGAATTAGATGTCGAATCCACAGAACCGTGGAAAGGCAGGGTTGCCCAACTGCAAACGTTACGCAGTTGGGTTGTAGAAAATCTTGAGGAAGCGTACAATAATCAGGCACGGTATTATAACGAAAAGCATAGGGATGTAGAATTCGAGGTCGGGGATAAAGTAATGAAAAGACAAAGAATCCTTTCATCTGCGGCACAGCACATCGCAGCGAAATTAGCCCCCAAATACACCGGTCCCGTCGTGATAACGCGAAAGTTATCACCAGTGGTATATGGGTTGTCGACCGAAGACGGCAAAGATTTGGGGAAGGCACACGTCAGCGACCTTAAAGCGTACCGTCCATCATACGCACCAGAAGCTAGTAGCTGACCGTTTGAGATTTCCCAACAGAATAACAAGCATCGCTGCCGGAGGGAAAAGGACTGCCGGATCGGGAGGATCTGCCGGGACAATGGCTCTGTCGCCCATTGGGGAGTTGTGCGCCGCGCTGGAGAGGATCCACGGCACAGAGGATTGGGGAGCAGTAAGGGGGCTGCTTCAACAATACCTAGCGAAAGGACAACAAAGGACGGTGGCCACACAGACCCCACCACCCAAATTGCCGGAGTCGGAAAGGACAAAAACGTCGGTCTATCGATCAGCCGACGATAGGCCGGAATCCGACCAGTGGAAGGAGGTGACAGTAGAGGAACTAAATGCAACCCTCGATGACATCGAGGAGTTACCGCTGGACACCTCTATTACCAGCACGTCGCTGCCGGGGAAGCTGGCCGGGGAGGTGATTACGTCGCTGCCGGTGGAGGCCGCCCAAGAGTTAGACGCATCGCCACCGGAGGAGCCTACCGAAATGGGAGGCATACCGCTGCCGGAGGAACCCGTCGAAGAGGTAGAAGCGTCACGGCCGAAGGAACTAGCCGAGGGGGTGGTAAACCGGACAACAGGGAAACTCGTCTGGGCGGACGAATCGGAGGAGTCGAGTGGCCCCAATGACAGCGGGACGCAGAAGAATCTGTCAGAAGCAGCCGAACCGATGGAGACGGCCGGCTCAATCAGCAAGGCCGTACCGAGAAAAGACGTTGACCCGCAGGGGGAAGCAGGTTCCAGCGTAACTGCAGAAAAAATCGTTGCGGCCAAAGGTAACGGTACGGCGGGACCAACGGAAGGAGCCAAGATAGCCACCGCAGACACCATCACAGCAGATGCCGGATCAGAACCCCACCCGGAAGAACAGATTTCCCAAGCGGAGACCGGCAATGATTTCGCGTGGGTACACCGTCACGGCCTCGCTCGGTTGCGGCTCGAGAGAGCGAGAGCCTCAATGTTGACCACCACTGCCGAAGCCACGGAGGTAGATAAGGCCACGGCAACGCCAACGCCGGCTGCGCCAAAAGCCAACATCGACGAAGCTGCCGGAAGACCGGAAGGGGCCACCCCGGTATGGGTATATTCGCGGGGGTCGTCTAAGCCGACGCTGGAGTGGTTCATCCCCGACCCTCCAGAAGAAAGGAAGAAGGGCTCACCTCAACCAGGAAGGAAAACCTCCAGGCAAGGGACACGGTCACCAGGTCCAGCGGTTAAACAGAGGATGCCGGGACAGAAACAGTCGGAAGAGGAGTTGCGGGCACGTCAAGACGGATGCTGGAGCTGCGGATCAAAAGACCACCGCCAGCGTGACTGCCGAACTCCTCGGGGCGACTATTGCTACCGATGTGGTCGCCAGGGAGTCACGGTGAAGACATGTCCATTGTGTGGACCGCGCTGGAAGGCGGGCGGACCACACAACCCGTGGTAATGCCGGGCCGAGAGGGGAGGGAAAAGACTGATTGGAACTACgacctactgatatttttttctctctgtACTAAACCAGTATTAAAACCGCCATAGCTGCCGGCAATGAGAAAGGCGATAAATGGTCTTTTGTCATTTCATTCCCGAAGCCCACCTCGAACCGTTTACGTGACTTTAGCGATATTAAGCGAGCGTTTCAGGTAGCTGCCAGTAGAATAGGAGGCCTCGTCCGAAACACTGTACATGTGAGCGTAAGTATTTGTTTCTGTATCGTCTGGGTACTGGTGCACGGGtattgtgtttgtcgaaataccGAGGAACGACCGAGGTCGAGCGTTCGCTACCGAGCCTACCAGAGATCTGGCGGAGGCTTCCCACGGGTATGACCCGGTCTCTCccagggggggaggagttgtgacgtggcagttttgccaacgccacccgatgccgtttatcggaagaccgggtcaccctctggcagcctaatacgcgagaggcgccgtggcgagcgctcgccctgggtgcgaacgagacccatgggcgagttctaatatttttgagcgtcgcgccaattgcgcgacgcgtatctgcaggaccgtagtcgggccccaggggggggtacccgaagcacctctcccgccgaggaaaacacagagaccggcgccggcgacaattGCAACACCGCAaggaaagaggaatcgacggggcacaggaaaatcaacctggaggcgccgacaaggacggacgatgccaagcaaggaatctcagctgtcttgccgtcgcctcatccggagagaaaccggatcgctgccggattggctcctgtcgatcacctctgcgggaagcagccaatacctacgcgacgctgccggagaaccaccgaatcgccgggcgccagggaccgtcacgcagggctaggccctgtccgaaaatctatccgcgataggtcgaactgcgtgcggggggatcagagcggcaagggggggacgcttctcttccgcgttcccgagacacgcagcgagggatcacttcttcgttggctcgaaTCGTCGATAGTCGCGCACTAGAGATCTATATTATTGCGTAATCTTGTAAAGCACTTTGGATCATTGCGAAGTGAGCTGCCGGTTCGAGGGACGAGAACGCTGACGAAccatcgttgccctgggtaagctttcgCCAGTTCTCTTTTCGTTAAAGTGAttcttctcgcgttggctcggtagtgtgtcgtgtccgcgatcgcgttgtAGAAGCACAGACGGGAATTCGTAGCTGCCGGTGTTCGAGACGGGTTCAAAGTAATCCGCGAACGGCGAGAATCCGTCGGAGATCAAGAGCGCGAGGAATTTCGCGGGTGCTAGTGCCAGAGGTCGGTTAGCGAGGATCCGAGTATAGTTGACCTCGCTATACGAGGTGAAGGAGGTTTTCGAGTGCTAGGCGCCATTTCTTTTCGAGGATCCGCGTATCTTGATCGTTTAaattcgaacctcgagtcgtcccacggtgcgacgccgccacgtgctctcgtcgtatttccgcgacttgttccgccgacgagaagctaatgataacgcgtattccatccgaattcgggcgtagaacgcgaaaaTCGTGAACGCCGACAATAAAaccacgttgctgccggattcgtagcgAACAGAGACGGACCAGGAAaggtcgaagcgcgcgtacGACGAGCTCTCGTTGCCGAACACCTGTTACGCGCCGGTTAACctcaaaacgctgccggtcgctgccggctGCGTCATTATAACATCGAAACAATAAATTGTGTTAACCAAGATagtacgagagtgtttattgcgtgagaaaccttcccgccgcggggactgcctcgtgttcgacccgcgtagaatcctgcgaccattcgtgaacatcttcgcgtaatttcgattgtcgcaggctcgtatgtcggcctctctctctctctctcgcggtgattattagcggatttcgcgtggcaccttctgtgcctggcgcccgagctTCACGTAAGATATcttgagagacgacgagcctgcgtacaattttttgtcccgagtggaccacgtttcgcgcggccgaacgtggcccggcggaaacgcctgtaaatactcggtgtcgctatcgtttcgtgagagacgagaaacgacgtgacaacgcataacgcataacgcataacggataacgcataacgcataacgtataacgcataacgcataacgtataacgcgtaacgcataacgcataacgcataacacatatcgcataacgcataacgcataacgcttaacgcataacgcataacgcataacgcataacggataacgcataacgcataacgcatatcgcataacacataacgcttaatgcataacgcttaacgcataacgcataacgcataacgcataacgcttaacgcataacgcataacgcataacgcataacgcataacgcataacgcataacgcataacgcataacgcatag contains these protein-coding regions:
- the LOC143220017 gene encoding uncharacterized protein LOC143220017, producing MALSPIGELCAALERIHGTEDWGAVRGLLQQYLAKGQQRTVATQTPPPKLPESERTKTSVYRSADDRPESDQWKEVTVEELNATLDDIEELPLDTSITSTSLPGKLAGEVITSLPVEAAQELDASPPEEPTEMGGIPLPEEPVEEVEASRPKELAEGVVNRTTGKLVWADESEESSGPNDSGTQKNLSEAAEPMETAGSISKAVPRKDVDPQGEAGSSVTAEKIVAAKGNGTAGPTEGAKIATADTITADAGSEPHPEEQISQAETGNDFAWVHRHGLARLRLERARASMLTTTAEATEVDKATATPTPAAPKANIDEAAGRPEGATPVWVYSRGSSKPTLEWFIPDPPEERKKGSPQPGRKTSRQGTRSPGPAVKQRMPGQKQSEEELRARQDGCWSCGSKDHRQRDCRTPRGDYCYRCGRQGVTVKTCPLCGPRWKAGGPHNPW